The DNA region AAGAATAATAAAAAAAGAAATACCCCCTTTTGAAAGGGGGCATGAAAGTTTTTAGGAGAAATAAAGAGAAAAGGAGAAACTAGGCTAAGTAAAAAAAATAAATAAACCACTTAACGAATAAAGTACAAGACCTTTCTTTCGCCAATCCGTTCCCGATTGATTTCCACTCGGTTGCGGTAATAATAACCTTTGTCTGGAAATGTTTTAGAGAAAAATTCAAATAAATCCATTTCAAATAACAACATACATTCAGCCACATCTGTAGCACCAATGGACATAGCCTTTTTTGTATCCACCATCACATGGCGTGAATTGATAAAGTCAGGTTGGATTTCGTTTGCGATTAATTCAAAATTTGTTTTGGTGATGGTTCCACCGACAGAAGTTTTTTTCCCCCTGCTTTTTGCTTCCGAGATGATTTTTTTAGAAACTCTTGTGACTTCTTTGTCATCCGGTTTTTTATCCATAGAAGCACTTAAGTCGGATCTAGCGGCTGTTACTTGCTCTAATGCTTGGAAGGGAACAGAATCAAAGATATCCATCAAATTTCTGTATCCAGTGATGGTTTCCATATTGATTGATTTGTTGTAGGATTCGTATTCAGTAGGTGTCAGAAGGTTCTTCATGGTTTGGATGAAGTTTTTTAAGGCGTATTCTGATTCCACCATTGGTGCGGAAATCCCGGAAACACCGATCCTTTGGCAGATGCGGATATCGTTTCTGGCTTCTGGCCCACCGATTTTGACATAGAGGGGCAAAATTCCTGCAGTGATCGTTTTTAGGAGGGAGATTTCTTCTTCTCCCATGTCCTCGGTTTCCGTACCTGTTTTGATGCAGACAAAAGAGTAGTTTTCTTTCATCTCCAGTAAGGTTTTTCGTAAAACGTGGATTGATGTTTCCATAAGTAGAAGATCTCCATGTATGGTATCGTCGATTCCCGAAAATAGTACAAGT from Leptospira noumeaensis includes:
- a CDS encoding aldolase; its protein translation is METSIHVLRKTLLEMKENYSFVCIKTGTETEDMGEEEISLLKTITAGILPLYVKIGGPEARNDIRICQRIGVSGISAPMVESEYALKNFIQTMKNLLTPTEYESYNKSINMETITGYRNLMDIFDSVPFQALEQVTAARSDLSASMDKKPDDKEVTRVSKKIISEAKSRGKKTSVGGTITKTNFELIANEIQPDFINSRHVMVDTKKAMSIGATDVAECMLLFEMDLFEFFSKTFPDKGYYYRNRVEINRERIGERKVLYFIR